Within the Gopherus flavomarginatus isolate rGopFla2 chromosome 8, rGopFla2.mat.asm, whole genome shotgun sequence genome, the region AACCTCTCTTCATTTGCGGATccttaaaaatgttcaaatgtaggTGCagcccttttggaaatcttacccatagtctgtggacccccaggggttcatggaccacaggttgaaatcactgtcttagattgtaagctcttcagaacaAGCCCCTGTCTCTGCCTGTCACAATTGGGGTCTCAGAGCACTACagctatataaatatttaataatattggCTCATGTAACCCCACAATAATTCAGTTAGATAGGGTTCAGCTGGTCAGAAAGAGACTTGGTGATTTCTGTCTGCATGCTGAGGTTTATTGAAATAAAAATGCACAAACCCCACAAAGGAAAATATTGGTTAAATATTCCAGGTAAAGACAAAGGCTAAAAATTATCAATCAACGGCTGTACTTGGGAATCATCTTCTAGTTGCAGGTGCAACTAGTCCAAAGACTAGacgacccttgcggtcccttttAGCTCTATGATTCTGTGGCCATGCTTTGTGTTGTTAAATATAAACAAAAGACTGAGGGAATTGGGACTTGTGGGATCTGTAccccagctctgcttctgactTTCTATCTCTCTTCAGGCAAGTCGCTAAGCCAGTTTTCAAACATGGATGACAAAAGCTAGGTACCTGACTCCATATTCAGGCATCTCAGTGAGATCTCTAGGTGCTTGGCACCTGTGAAAATCAGTCTCATTATTTAGTTTTCTGAataacacagcaagtcagtggcagtgctGGGGCATAAACCATTGACTTCCAGttccctgctctagccactagattTGCTTCTTCTGCCTCTTGTTTCTGGCCTGTATGTTTTATACAAGGATCCTTcctctgtatttttatttatttattcctctTTGCACTCCCATGTTGCAGTGGACCAAAATGGAGACCATTGTCAATGCTCAGCTGGAGGGCCACCGCTCCATGAACCCATGTCCTGTGTACGATGAAGTCACTGGGAACCTCATTCTATTCTTTATAGCTGTCCCAGGAAAAGTCTCTGAAAACCACCAGATCAAGACAAAGACCAGCTTGGTCCATCTGTGCCAGGTCACCAGCACTGATAATGGATGCTCCTGGAGCCCTGCTAAGGATTTCACTGAGACTGTCATTGGCACAGCACACAAGGACTGGGCCACCTTTGCGGTGGGACCAGGCCATGGTTTACAGTTGCTCAATGAGGCTCGGAGTCTTGTGATTCCTGCCTACGCCTATCGAATACTTGACCCTGGGAAAAAACCCTCCCCATATGCATTCTGCTTTGTTAGTTCTGATCACGGAAAGACCTGGGCAATGGGGAACTTTGTGGCAAAGGAGCATGTTGTGGAGTGCCAGGTAGCTGAAGTGCACAGCCGAGGAGAAAGGGTGCTGTATTGTAATGCTAGAagcagccagggagccagagtcCAGGCTGTGAGCTACAACCATGGGATGGATTTTGACAGTGGTCAGCGGATTGAGAAGCTGGTAGAACCTCCCCATGGCTGCCATGGGAGTGTTATTGGCTTCCCAAGTCCTGCTAACGTGAAGTCAGggtgtcaggacacctgggtgcTCTACTCTCACCCCACAGACCCAGCTGGGCGGAGAAATTTAGGAGTGTACCTCAACAAGTGTCCCTTAGATCCAGCATGCTGGATAGGACCCACTCCCATCTTCAAGGGCTTGTGTGCTTACTCGGATCTGCAGCACATGGAGCGAGGCCCTGATGGCTCCCCGCTGTTCTGCTGTCTGTTTGAGTTTGGCACCAGCTCACAATACAAAGAGATCATCTTCCTTATGTTCACTTTGAAACAAGCCTTTCCATCCGAGTGCTGAGCTGCAGTGGACAGGCCCATTCAGTGTCCGTCTGAGAACCACCTTACCTGACACTTCACTGCCATGTCTTACCTATCAGCAAACGGCTTTTATCCCCTGCCTTTGTCTTGGCTGAGATGGACTGCTTTTCTTTTGCTCattcctcctccaccccttcctgcctggcTGCCTTTTTCGGCACTGAATAGCAAGAGTGAATGTGATTTTCGTATAGCACCATTCAGACTCATCAGTGCAGCCAGTGTATGGGCAGACATGGTGGCTATTACCTACTCAACAATATTTAATAGACTGCCTGGGATGCTCCTCTGAAGTGGACATCACTGGTATCCCCTGTGCTTTGCAATAATGTCATCCCTACTttgccccttatctctcccatgCCCCTGTCTCTGCTGAAATCCTTCTCTAGGCCATCAGCACTTTGTGTTCTGAAAAATGCACCTCCTTGCTCTCAGTTTCTGGGAGTCAGGATGCTGTGGCCAGATTGCTCTTTTTCTCATATCATGCTATGCCATCCTCTGTCCTTTTCCCTGGCTTCCTAACCATTtctggatcatagaatcataggactgaaagggatctcgagaggtcatctagtccagtccctgtgCTTTTGGCAGAACTAAGTAGtatctagaccgtccctgacaggtgtttgtctaaattgctcttaaaaatctccaacgatggagattccacaagctctctaggcaatttattctgctgcttaaccaccctgacagatagttaggaagtttttcctaatgtccaacctaaaccacccttgctgcaatttaagctcattgcttcttgtcctattctcagacgttaagaacattttttctccctcctccttgtaacaactttttatatacttgaaaactgttaccatgtctctcctcagtcttctctcctccagactagacaaaaaacaattttttaaatcttccgataggtcatgttttctaaacctttaataattctttttgcttttctctggctttctccaatttgaccatgtctttcctgaaatgtggtgccctgaACTGGAAACaagactccagctgagacctaatcagctcagagtagagcagaagtaGTTACTTCtcgtctcttgcttacaacactcctggatCCAATTCAGGATTGCCCTCCTGGAATTCAAGACCTTCCATGGACTCGCTCCAGTCTAGATAATATCTACCACCTGGTTGCTCATGCTCCTCCAATCTCAGCCTCCTCTCCTAGGTGGCTATTTCTCTTGCACTGCCCCATGAAGCTGGATTTCTCACCACCAAGAAAGCCTTAGTCACTCCCTCTCTTGCAATCTTACGTGGTCCAGCCTGTTCCCTTTCAAACATGGGGCTAGCTCCAGTAGATCActtgcaggcagaagaccaagtcTTAAGGCGGGGGAGAGGGAATTTGGCCTGCACCAGAACTACAGGGTTAGGCCCAATAATTATGGCCACTAATGGTAACTTCAAGTTTACTATGTTGGGAAGGGAGGTGCATGAATGTCCTATTAAACCAAGGAGTGGGCCGTAAACCATCACAGTTGTAGTGTTTCCTGAGAATTCTAAATAAAAGAGGCTGGAGATTGCTTTTATAATCTCTGGCAAACCCAGGTGGCTAGAAAGCATGATTATCATTATTATAAAGCACAGTCTGTGTACGTGGCCCTGTAAAAGAGGTGCAGTGTGTCAAACCGATAATGGGTCCTTGCCCCAATTGGCTCACAAGAACATAGTGTAATACAAGCAAACACAGGCATGAGCATATTCTTGCCAGAAAGACTTATGAAGTAGATGGATCTTCAGGTTTTTGAAGGAAGCAACCTGGCCTATGGTGAGTCATAGGGTTACAAGGGACCTGCAAGGGTCATGTACTCTAACCCCCAAAGGAGTAAGAAGTTCTTTTAGATATGTGGGATGGTGTGAAGGCAGGTACAAAGTTGTCAGGAGACAGAGGGAGTGACCAGAAATGAATCAACAGCAaacaccagggaagggagggcagaGGTGTAGGCTGGGGTGGAAGTATGGAGAGAGATGAAAGTTTTACCCAGTTCTCTGGACAGTATTCTGTTTCTGCAGAAAGATGCAGTCCAAGGTATTTGCAGTATAAcagactgggtgtgtgtgtgtgtccatgcaATGGCTCCAAGGGAATCATATTTATCTGCTTTATTAGTGAGGTAAAGTATTTGCTTTTGGGGGCTCTAGCAGGGCCTTTCCATGTCATTTAGAGCAGTGGCCCATGTAAGACTGTGTCAGGTTGACACTACCATTACCTGTTGGAGTTTCTGCATGCTTGAGTGCCCCTCTTGCTTGCTTCTTATTGTGTTCCTGGCTTTTGGAAGAGGGATGGTGAGCCTGCAGCAGCTGAAGGCCCACAAAAGCATTCTTGTGTGAGCAATCTGGgtggcagttttaaaaaaatacttctaGATCTCACTTAATTTCCCTTACTCCACTAGTTCTGCCTGAAGACACATGCAGTAGGCAGGTCCGGCCCACAGACTGGGGAACAAAGTATGATAGGAACTATGGAATCTCATGGCCAGCTCAAAGAAATCTGTAAtttcccactctgctcccctcctcaAGCTGCAGACTAA harbors:
- the NEU2 gene encoding sialidase-2, coding for MASLPVLQEETLFRKGFWSYRIPALLYMPQSCIILAFAEEREDEVDEHAKLIVMRRGTYDGTAHRVQWTKMETIVNAQLEGHRSMNPCPVYDEVTGNLILFFIAVPGKVSENHQIKTKTSLVHLCQVTSTDNGCSWSPAKDFTETVIGTAHKDWATFAVGPGHGLQLLNEARSLVIPAYAYRILDPGKKPSPYAFCFVSSDHGKTWAMGNFVAKEHVVECQVAEVHSRGERVLYCNARSSQGARVQAVSYNHGMDFDSGQRIEKLVEPPHGCHGSVIGFPSPANVKSGCQDTWVLYSHPTDPAGRRNLGVYLNKCPLDPACWIGPTPIFKGLCAYSDLQHMERGPDGSPLFCCLFEFGTSSQYKEIIFLMFTLKQAFPSEC